One Hermetia illucens chromosome 4, iHerIll2.2.curated.20191125, whole genome shotgun sequence DNA segment encodes these proteins:
- the LOC119654508 gene encoding uncharacterized protein LOC119654508 — MGDDYQLLLLCLCLWRVLKNKISDLFLATELPEAEKFDDVVIKYKHEDRMVLRFLHAKHREEPHPPDSIHKITLTDLLTPDEGKEFSLLKYFRSFMKILEKRSQNPVPAFLEGADIQEFILSTNIDLAEEVEQYFEVDKEDSLEEDKVLRVPTGQTRKLKIKEADNELTRELEILFYTSSDFDELVEKLTDCLLLQQRFDGTSRIFEEYYYPLVKHVLEFTREPNQMAKLSDGFKGVNSERTTEVEEFRKALIKEVAFRMILREINKSTSTENSVQNRYPQSGHINDSQLTEELKAFVDQSNTAVYSALRRDETLFYQVVYDKTMEIHDDFVNGTKKLSRKAQLFRKRLIDEVMDRNMAEIVFNQVSGETFPVTEGYPTRFQPKSNPKIEDEYAFATEIEDLIDKCTDNTIEITDVVGTEEFRRNIIDLIGHAIVKVYTWFEFSASFIRSYSSIQHLRNLRLALQCCLDDKFNSIDEYKLNIQLKGFTSCEETTLHKTLPSPVTKQSIEDFYENFRLIVSYPNRYGLRELLETEVKAENQHLNSKAFVDSFVQEIHQWMTHRLGPFYTPKKAEELLRRLDENLLCYELDGINQPFFLALPTRYQFKCEDLMTLVKDFLQQTESSVLLLRAENLTLCRVRFMQAFWNLLQQNQNTNGELSFYLRRFGYLFITIEHFLAESFRKKLNRRNQDKDRWNLTVVECWAENLPGAEKFESMLDLLFENSESSRSMERRVIFIVKEDMSRKLESALGSYFTKQGNTHTFELKTTFSQLEAPSQDELLRRGQVKLHGHCFQLGDIVNQDAGDLIDETTFAKLIAEGEGDARLVRIGSIIQSPDFYIKRCIRPPNIETNNDRIETSIYIFENREKVETEVAIAADSRDKFNEIKEVFTENRKYSAPYSVHWVQEKKPRHDERWIWYGSIEPVSRFGSLEWNRITFTDFRKEKMIKDKKMITDEQFLEYVKDNKIVILHGVPGMGKSMLLRNFFIQMTNNSQLLWKIYINLNLYTNFLDKRQNFFKENQNEAGDRVDTETPSSRCSEFLFELLQSNEHSKLKTQFEINLLHSAFKSEANTKMRLVLFMDGFDEISPNYMDIVLGFLLLSKACSDAPQIFITTRPSYREYLKQQLQTFSFELLGLTWTEQISLYTEVSEKLEMQIDEEEKLFSVLETCADLEFDSRCELFTRVPLCMIILTEVFNTFRDEERIKKVINDRDLSTLYEMYFKRKYELYLDEKMRLNRTNLSPMEESEYTYDAFLNNHTNLALWAMFSRKDLKGIVSSFQEFEGAVSSLLADIEAGEFEYGIVHGVSDGKPEFFHHTFAGYLVARFFISQITSNNQLESGFLEFSKSMLMESFGDVRRFCDGMVREISWDHDHFANVSPGYVVDGLICSYRDNFWGIFSFFAKIFKTYCPKDVCAENIANWRDIRDYSDDGHCTWQTAFTYLLGNCYYTESNFVLYRFLLKWRPENVRRSLTPPEDPDKIQWQVEYRLFSASYNFKLYMNNALHDDVHKLLPTWLIQQEGFNISVDIQYHCK, encoded by the coding sequence ATGGGGGACGATTACCAGTTGCTTCTACTCTGTCTGTGCCTCTGGCgagttttgaaaaacaaaatttctgacttgtttttagCAACGGAACTGCCTGAAGCGGAGAAATTCGACGATGTTGTCATCAAGTACAAACACGAAGACAGGATGGTCCTTCGTTTCCTCCATGCCAAGCACAGGGAAGAACCCCATCCACCAGATTCAATTCATAAAATCACCCTTACAGACTTACTCACTCCAGATGAAGGCAAGGAATTTAGTTTGTTGAAATATTTCCGGTCATTCATGAAGATCCTGGAAAAGCGTTCTCAAAATCCAGTCCCCGCCTTTTTGGAGGGAGCAGACATTCAGGAGTTCATACTGTCAACAAACATTGATCTCGCTGAGGAAGTGGAACAATATTTTGAAGTGGATAAGGAAGATTCCTTAGAAGAAGACAAGGTATTAAGAGTTCCAACTGGGCAAACCAGGAAActcaaaataaaagaagcagACAATGAACTGACACGTGAACTGGAAATTCTTTTCTACACCTCCTCCGACTTTGATGAACTAGTCGAAAAACTCACCGATTGCTTACTACTTCAACAAAGATTCGACGGAACTTCACGGATTTTCGAAGAATACTATTATCCTCTCGTGAAACATGTGCTCGAATTCACAAGAGAACCAAATCAGATGGCTAAACTTTCAGATGGTTTCAAAGGGGTTAACAGTGAACGCACAACCGAGGTGGAAGAATTCAGGAAAGCACTTATAAAAGAGGTAGCATTCCGGATGATATTGAGGGAGATAAATAAGTCAACTTCAACAGAAAACAGTGTGCAAAATAGGTATCCCCAAAGTGGCCATATAAATGATTCTCAACTAACtgaagaattgaaagcattcGTTGACCAATCAAACACTGCAGTCTATTCAGCCCTGCGTCGAGATGAGACTTTGTTCTACCAAGTAGTTTACGATAAGACTATGGAAATTCACGATGATTTCGTGAATGGCACCAAAAAATTGAGCCGGAAAGCTCAGTTATTCCGAAAGAGGCTGATTGATGAAGTGATGGATCGAAATATGGCCGAAATCGTGTTTAATCAAGTATCGGGTGAAACGTTCCCAGTCACTGAAGGATATCCTACTCGCTTTCAACCTAAAAGTAACCCTAAAATCGAAGATGAATATGCGTTTGCAACGGAGATTGAGGATTTGATTGACAAGTGTACAGATAACACTATTGAAATCACCGACGTGGTTGGAACTGAAGAGTTCAGGCGAAACATCATCGACCTAATTGGCCACGCCATAGTGAAAGTCTACACGTGGTTTGAGTTTAGTGCAAGCTTTATTAGAAGTTACTCATCAATACAGCATTTACGCAATCTCCGGTTGGCACTGCAATGCTGTTTGGACGACAAGTTCAACTCCATCGATGAATATAAACTGAATATCCAGTTGAAAGGTTTCACCAGTTGTGAAGAGACCACGCTACACAAAACTCTTCCCAGTCCAGTAACGAAGCAATCTATTGAGGACTTCTATGAAAATTTCCGTTTGATTGTGAGCTATCCGAATCGATACGGCCTTCGTGAACTGCTGGAGACTGAAGTGAAGGCTGAGAATCAACATTTGAACAGCAAAGCGTTTGTCGATTCTTTTGTTCAAGAAATTCATCAATGGATGACGCACCGACTTGGACCTTTCTATACtccgaaaaaggctgaagaactaTTAAGACGATTAGATGAAAACCTACTCTGTTACGAGTTAGATGGAATTAATCAGCCTTTCTTCCTGGCGTTGCCTACCAGATATCAGTTCAAATGTGAGGACCTTATGACATTAGTTAAGGATTTTCTTCAACAAACTGAGTCTAGTGTTCTGTTGCTTCGTGCTGAAAATTTGACTCTATGTCGCGTTCGATTCATGCAGGCGTTTTGGAATCTGCTGCAGCAAAACCAGAACACAAATGGTGAACTATCGTTTTATTTACGTCGATTCGGTTATCTTTTTATAACAATTGAGCATTTCTTGGCTGAATCGTTTCGCAAGAAGCTAAACAGAAGAAATCAGGATAAAGACCGGTGGAATCTGACGGTGGTAGAATGTTGGGCTGAAAACTTACCTGGAGCTGAGAAATTTGAATCAATGCTGGATTTGCTCTTCGAAAATTCAGAAAGTTCGCGTTCGATGGAGAGGAGAGTTATTTTCATTGTGAAGGAAGATATGTCACGGAAGCTAGAATCAGCACTGGGTTCCTATTTTACAAAACAAGGAAATACACATACATTTGAGTTGAAGACAACTTTCAGTCAACTGGAAGCGCCTTCACAGGATGAGCTGTTGAGGAGAGGGCAGGTCAAACTGCACGGCCACTGTTTCCAATTAGGGGACATAGTTAACCAGGACGCCGGAGATCTAATTGATGAGACAACATTCGCCAAGCTGATTGCAGAAGGCGAAGGTGATGCTCGTCTCGTTCGCATCGGGAGCATAATTCAGAGTCCCGATTTCTATATAAAGCGATGTATACGGCCTCCTAATATCGAAACTAATAATGACAGAATAGAAACatctatttatatttttgaaaaccgAGAAAAAGTGGAAACCGAGGTGGCAATAGCCGCTGATTCAAGAGACAAGTTCAATGAGATCAAGGAAGTTTTTACGGAAAATCGAAAATATTCTGCTCCGTATTCGGTCCACTGGGTTCAAGAAAAAAAACCACGGCATGACGAAAGATGGATATGGTACGGTTCCATCGAACCGGTTTCTAGGTTCGGCAGTTTGGAATGGAATCGCATAACATTTACCGACtttagaaaggaaaaaatgattaaagataaaaaaatGATTACAGATGAACAATTCTTGGAGTATGTGAAGGATAACAAAATTGTCATTTTGCATGGAGTACCAGGAATGGGTAAATCAATGCTACTTCGAAACTTTTTCATTCAGATGACGAATAATTCTCAACTTCTCTGGAAAATATATATCAACCTGAACCTTTACACTAACTTTTTGGACAAAAGACAAAATTTTTTCAAGGAAAACCAAAATGAAGCCGGGGATCGAGTCGATACGGAGACGCCATCGTCTAGGTGTAgcgaatttttatttgaattacttCAGTCTAACGAACACTCCAAGCTCAAAACACAATTCGAGATTAACCTCTTGCATTCAGCGTTCAAAAGCGAAGCGAATACGAAAATGCGGCTGGTGTTATTCATGGATGGATTTGATGAAATCAGCCCCAATTATATGGACATTGTGTTGGGCTTCCTACTGTTATCGAAGGCCTGTTCCGATGCCCCTCAAATATTCATCACTACACGGCCTAGCTATCGTGAGTATCTTAAGCAACAATTACAAACCTTTAGTTTCGAGTTGCTTGGCCTGACTTGGACAGAGCAAATATCTTTGTACACAGAAGTATCAGAGAAGTTGGAGATGCAAATAGATGAAGAGGAAAAGCTATTCTCGGTACTCGAAACCTGCGCAGATTTGGAATTCGACAGCCGCTGTGAATTGTTCACTAGGGTTCCGCTTTGCATGATAATACTCACAGAGGTATTTAATACATTCAGAGATGAAGAGCGAATTAAAAAGGTCATCAACGATCGTGATCTTTCTACACTTTATGAGATGTACTTTAAAAGGAAATATGAGTTATATCTGGATGAAAAGATGCGTCTCAATCGGACGAATCTATCTCCTATGGAAGAATCCGAGTACACATATGATGCTTTCCTAAATAACCATACGAATTTGGCCCTTTGGGCGATGTTTTCGCGGAAGGATCTTAAGGGAATTGTAAGTTCATTCCAGGAATTTGAGGGGGCCGTCTCTAGTCTTCTGGCAGACATTGAGGCCGGCGAGTTTGAATATGGAATCGTGCATGGTGTTTCCGATGGGAAACCCGAGTTCTTCCATCACACATTCGCCGGGTATTTAGTAGCTCGGTTTTTCATTTCCCAGATTACATCAAACAATCAATTGGAATCAGGCTTCCTTGAGTTTTCCAAGTCAATGTTGATGGAATCTTTTGGCGATGTAAGAAGATTTTGCGATGGGATGGTCAGAGAGATAAGCTGGGATCATGATCATTTTGCAAATGTAAGCCCGGGTTATGTTGTAGATGGTCTCATTTGCTCCTACCGTGACAACTTTTGGggaattttttcgttttttgcaaaaattttcaaaacttacTGTCCCAAGgatgtttgcgcggaaaacatcGCGAATTGGAGGGATATCCGCGACTATTCGGATGACGGGCATTGCACTTGGCAAACGGCTTTTACCTATCTACTTGGGAACTGTTACTACACTGAAAGCAATTTCGTCCTTTATCGTTTCTTGTTGAAGTGGAGACCCGAAAATGTGCGCAGGAGTTTAACACCACCTGAAGACCCTGACAAAATTCAGTGGCAAGTAGAATACCGGCTCTTTTCTGCCAGCTACAATTTCAAGCTTTACATGAATAACGCATTGCACGATGACGTGCATAAACTCTTACCAACGTGGTTAATACAGCAAGAAGGCTTCAATATCAGTGTCGACATCCAGTATCATTGTAAATGA